One window of the Deltaproteobacteria bacterium genome contains the following:
- a CDS encoding four helix bundle protein has protein sequence MEDNDGLIPAHGGYRKLKSFQIAQLVYDVTVRFCDHYVGKRSRTHDQMVQAARSGVQNIAEGSLASGTSKKTELKLTNVARASLEELRLDYEDFLRQRSLPLWEPGHPALKRFKARRCASVDEVRAWVRGEQVGTDEQRHTDEHGLTRTNTDKEKNGSVSVRESPCSSVPDSVFVANATLSLLNLCCYLLDRQLSAQAGAFMKEGGFTERLYRLRSQKRGQSR, from the coding sequence ATGGAAGATAATGACGGCTTAATCCCCGCGCATGGGGGCTACCGAAAGCTCAAAAGTTTTCAGATCGCCCAGCTTGTCTATGATGTGACCGTGCGTTTCTGCGACCATTATGTCGGCAAGCGAAGCCGGACACACGACCAGATGGTGCAGGCGGCGCGATCCGGTGTGCAGAATATTGCCGAAGGCTCGCTGGCTTCCGGCACATCGAAGAAAACGGAATTAAAACTCACCAATGTGGCCCGTGCCAGCCTCGAAGAATTGCGTCTTGACTATGAAGATTTTCTGCGCCAGCGAAGCCTGCCGCTGTGGGAACCTGGCCACCCGGCGCTGAAGCGCTTTAAGGCAAGGCGGTGCGCGAGCGTGGATGAAGTGCGGGCGTGGGTGAGGGGGGAGCAAGTGGGCACGGACGAACAAAGGCACACGGACGAACACGGACTGACACGGACGAACACGGACAAAGAAAAAAATGGGTCTGTGTCAGTCCGTGAAAGTCCATGTTCGTCTGTGCCGGATAGTGTCTTTGTCGCCAACGCGACCCTCTCACTGCTGAACCTCTGTTGCTACCTGCTCGACCGCCAGTTGAGTGCGCAAGCAGGCGCCTTTATGAAAGAGGGGGGCTTTACGGAGCGCCTCTATCGCCTGCGAAGCCAAAAGCGCGGGCAAAGCCGGTGA
- a CDS encoding SDR family oxidoreductase: protein MFQKDLLKDKVILITGGGTGLGKSMALGFADLGADIAICGRRKDVLESAAREIEKKGVKVFVGACDVRKPDEVEKAVGDVFEKFGKISGLVNNAAGNFICPTEYLSPNGFDAIVKIVLYGSFNCTQAVGKRWIGACVGGRILSICTTYAWTGSAFVVPSACAKAGVLAMTQSLAVEWAKYKIRLNAVAPGPFKTEQAWNNLMPEGFEAKMLKRNPLGRTGRHEELVNLASYLMSDQAEYINGECVTIDGGEWIQGAGEFNGLLELTPEDWMNLKMKAEAGKKK, encoded by the coding sequence ATGTTTCAAAAGGATTTGTTAAAAGACAAAGTCATCCTCATTACCGGCGGCGGGACGGGGCTGGGCAAATCGATGGCCCTCGGGTTTGCCGATTTGGGCGCCGACATCGCCATCTGCGGGCGGCGGAAGGATGTTCTTGAATCAGCCGCCAGGGAAATCGAAAAAAAGGGGGTGAAGGTCTTTGTCGGCGCGTGCGACGTCCGGAAACCCGACGAGGTGGAAAAGGCGGTCGGCGATGTCTTCGAAAAATTCGGAAAAATTTCCGGGCTGGTCAACAACGCCGCCGGGAATTTCATATGTCCGACGGAATATCTTTCCCCCAACGGATTTGACGCCATTGTAAAAATTGTTTTGTACGGAAGTTTCAACTGCACCCAGGCAGTGGGAAAACGGTGGATCGGCGCCTGTGTCGGAGGGCGTATCCTTAGCATATGCACCACTTATGCCTGGACCGGCTCGGCCTTTGTGGTGCCCTCGGCCTGCGCCAAGGCGGGGGTTCTGGCGATGACACAGTCGCTGGCGGTGGAGTGGGCCAAATACAAAATCCGGTTGAATGCCGTTGCGCCGGGTCCTTTTAAAACCGAACAGGCCTGGAACAATCTGATGCCGGAGGGGTTTGAAGCAAAGATGCTCAAGCGCAATCCGCTCGGCCGGACGGGGAGGCACGAAGAACTGGTAAACCTCGCCTCGTATTTAATGTCCGATCAGGCCGAGTACATCAACGGCGAGTGCGTGACCATCGACGGCGGCGAATGGATTCAGGGGGCGGGCGAATTCAACGGGCTTCTGGAACTGACTCCGGAGGACTGGATGAATTTGAAGATGAAGGCGGAGGCGGGGAAGAAGAAATAA
- a CDS encoding type IV pilus twitching motility protein PilT: MASSPSLKQFLLTVLEKNASDLHLAVGAMPQIRIDGDLLPVGAEPLNRELCKRLCYESLTPEEVAHFEKEWELDCAIDCEGKARFRVNLSMERGNVAGAFRPIPVKIPKPEDLGLPATAMKLTERPRGLVLVTGPTGSGKSTSLAAMIDRINETRSEHVITVEDPIEFWHSSKKCLIVQREVEHDTQSFPAALKRILRQDPDVVLIGEMRDAETIGTAITVSETGHLVFATLHTNTAVQTINRIIDVFPPHQQPQIRTQLSFILEGVLSQQLVPKIGGGRTLAMEIMLPTMAIRNLIREDKIHQIYAIMQTGQQKTGMQTMNQSLVDLTRRKVITREEAVGFCTDLDEMERLLKG, encoded by the coding sequence ATGGCTTCTTCACCCTCCCTCAAGCAATTCCTCCTGACGGTGCTGGAAAAAAACGCCTCCGACCTTCATCTGGCGGTTGGGGCCATGCCGCAGATCCGGATCGACGGCGATCTGTTGCCGGTGGGGGCTGAACCCTTGAATCGCGAACTTTGCAAAAGGCTCTGCTATGAGTCGTTGACGCCCGAAGAGGTGGCGCACTTTGAAAAAGAGTGGGAGCTCGATTGCGCCATCGACTGCGAGGGGAAGGCCCGCTTCCGCGTGAACCTTTCGATGGAGCGTGGGAATGTGGCGGGGGCCTTTCGCCCCATTCCGGTAAAAATTCCCAAACCGGAAGATCTGGGTCTGCCCGCGACGGCGATGAAACTCACCGAAAGGCCGCGGGGGCTGGTCCTTGTCACCGGCCCCACCGGCTCCGGAAAATCGACCTCGCTCGCCGCCATGATCGACCGGATCAACGAGACCCGGAGCGAACATGTCATTACCGTCGAAGATCCGATCGAATTCTGGCACTCATCCAAAAAATGCCTGATCGTCCAGCGCGAGGTGGAGCACGACACGCAGTCGTTTCCCGCCGCGCTCAAGCGCATCCTGCGGCAGGACCCGGACGTGGTGTTGATCGGCGAAATGCGCGACGCCGAAACCATCGGCACCGCCATCACCGTCTCCGAAACGGGGCATCTGGTCTTTGCCACCCTCCACACCAATACGGCGGTGCAGACGATCAACCGGATCATCGACGTCTTTCCCCCGCACCAGCAACCGCAGATCCGCACGCAACTTTCCTTTATTCTGGAAGGGGTGTTGTCCCAGCAGTTGGTTCCGAAGATCGGCGGCGGCCGGACGCTGGCGATGGAGATCATGCTCCCCACCATGGCGATCCGCAACCTGATCCGCGAGGACAAAATCCACCAGATCTACGCCATCATGCAGACCGGCCAGCAAAAGACCGGCATGCAGACGATGAACCAGTCATTGGTTGACCTCACTCGGCGCAAGGTGATCACCCGCGAGGAGGCCGTCGGTTTCTGCACCGATCTGGATGAGATGGAGAGGCTACTCAAGGGGTAA